From the Acidimicrobiales bacterium genome, the window GCCTGGCGGGCGGCGTCGCCGCGAACGGGCCGCTCCGGGCCGCCGTCGCCGCGGCCGCGGCCGAGCGCGACCTGCACCTCTTCCTGCCGAGTCCGGCGATGTGCACGGACAACGCGGCGATGATCGCCGCGGCGGGCCACTTCCGCCTCGAGCGGGACGGGCCGACCCCGCTCGACGCGGGCGCCGAGCCGAACCTGCCGCTCGCCCCCGTGCCGGCCTGAGCGACGGTTGCCAGCGGCCGGGCGGACCGGTATGGTTAGCACTCGCAAGGTTCGAGTGCCAACGCAGCGAAACAGGAGGCCGCACATGAAGCTCCAGCCGCTGGAGGACCGCATCGTCGTCCGCCCGAGCGAGGCGGAGGCGACGACCGCCTCGGGCCTCGTCATCCCCGACACGGCCAAGGAGAAGCCCCAGCAGGGCGAGGTGCTCGCGGCCGGCCCCGGCCGGCGCGCCGAGAACACCGGCGAGCTCATCCCCCTCGACGTGAAGGTCGGCGACACCGTCGTCTACTCGAAGTACGGCGGCACCGAGATCACGATCGAGGGCGAGGACCTGCTCATCCTGTCGAGCCGTGACGTGCTCGCCAAGGTGGTGAGCTGATGGCGAAGGCCCTGCGCTTCGACGAGCCGGCCCGGCGCGGCCTCGAGGCGGGCGTGAACAAGCTCGCCGACACGGTGAAGGTCACGCTCGGGCCGAAGGGGCGCAACGTCGTGCTCGACAAGAAGTTCGGCGCGCCGACCATCACGAACGACGGCGTGACGATCGCGAAGGAGATCGAGCTCGAGGACCCCTACGAGAACATGGGGGCGCAGCTGCTGCGCGAGGTGGCGACGAAGACGAACGACGTCGCCGGTGACGGGACGACCACCGCGACGGTGCTCGCCCAGGCGCTCGTGCGCGAGGGGCTGCGCAACGTGGTCGCCGGGGCGAACCCGATGGCCCTGAAGCGCGGCATCGAGCGCGGCGTCGCGGCGGCCGTGGAGTCGATCCGCGCCCAGGCCCGCGACGTCGAGGGGCGCAACGAGATCGCGCAGGTCGCGGCGATCTCTGCCGCGGATGCCTCGATCGGCGAGGTGCTCGCCGAGGCGATCGACAAGGTGGGCAAGGACGGCACGGTGACGGTCGAGGAGTCGAACACCTTCGGGCTCGAGCTCGACTTCACCGAGGGCATGCAGTTCGACAAGGGCTTCCTCTCGCCCTACTTCGTCACCGACGCCGAGCGCCAGGAGGCGGTCCTCGAGGACCCCTACGTCCTCATCGTCAACTCGAAGATCTCGGCGGTGCACGACCTCGTGCCGCTCCTCGAGAAGGTGATGCAGACCGGCAAGCCGCTCCTCGTGATCGCCGAGGACGTCGAGGGCGAGGCGCTCGCCACGCTCGTCGTCAACAAGATCCGGGGGACCTTCTCCTCGGTCGCCGTGAAGGCGCCCGGCTTCGGCGAGCGCCGCAAGGCGATGCTCGGCGACATCGCCGTGCTCACCGGCGGCCAGGTGATCTCGGAGGAGGTCGGTATCAAGCTCGAGAACGCGACGCTCGACCTGCTCGGCCGGGCGCGCCGCGTCGTCGTGACGAAGGACGACACGACGATCGTCGACGGCGCCGGCTCGCCCGAGGAGGTGAAGGGCCGGATCAACCAGATCAAGCGCGAGATCGAGGAGACCGACTCCGACTGGGACCGCGAGAAGCTCCAGGAGCGCCTCGCCAAGCTCGCCGGTGGCGTCGCCGTCGTGCGCGTCGGGGCGGCCACCGAGGTCGAGCTGAAGGAGAAGAAGCACCGCATCGAGGACGCGCTCTCGGCGACGAGGGCGGCGATCGAGGAGGGCATCGTCGCCGGCGGCGGCACCGCCCTGCTGCGCGCCCGCGCCGCGGTGCGCAAGGCCGCCGAGTCGCTCGCCGGCGACGAGGCGACCGGGGCCCAGATCGTGGCGCGCTCGCTCGAGGAGCCGCTCAAGTGGATCGCCCTGAACGCCGGCCTGGAGGGCGCCGTGCTCGTCCAGGAGGTGGAGGCGCAGGAGGGCCCCGTCGGCCTGAACGCGGCCACGGGCGAGCTCGTCGACCTCGTCAAGGCCGGGATCATCGACCCGGCGAAGGTGACGCGCTCCGCGCTGCAGAACGCCGCGTCGATCGCGGGCCTCCTGCTCACGACCGAGGTGCTCATCGCCGAGAAGCCGGAGAAGAAGCCCGAGCCCGCCCACGCCGGACACGGCGGGGGCATGGGGATGATGTAGCGCCGCTCGCCCCGGGGGCGACCCGCCGCTCGCCCGGCCGCCCCCGGGGCCACTACGCTCGCGCAGTGCGACCCGGGACCTTCCGACAGGCGGTGCCGCGCCCGCCCGGGGCACGCCCCGGCGCCCCCCCGCCGTGGGAGGCCCTGCCCGGTGCCGCCCGCTCGCACGTGCCGCTCGCGGCGGTCGTGGCCGCGCTCGAGGGCCTGCGCGACGGCGGCGAGCCCGCCGACTGGGCGGTGCTCGTCCCCCTCTTCGAGCGCGCCGGCGAGGCGCACGTCGTGCTCACCCGTCGGGCTCGCTCCCTGCGGCGCAACCCCGGCCAGGTCGCCTTCCCCGGTGGCCGGCGCGACGAGGGCGAGGGGCTGCTCGCCGCCGCGCTGCGGGAGGCGGCCGAGGAGGTCTCGCTCGACGCCAGCCTCGTGACGTGCTCGGCGCCGCTCGGGGTGGCGCCGGAGGCGACGAGCGACCGGCTCGTCGGCGCCTTCGCCGCCGTCCTCGCCGAGGCCCCGCTGCTGCGCCCGAACGCCGCGGAGGTCGAGGCGGTCCTCGAGGTGCCCCTCGTCGCCCTCCTCGCCCCCGGCGCCGCGTGGAGCGAGCGCTGGACGAGCCCCGGGCGGGCCGAGCGCACCCTCTACTTCTTCGCCGACGGCGCGAGCCTCGGCGACGACCTCGTGTGGGGACTCACGGCGCGGCTGCTGTGGGCACTCCTCGAGCGGGTCGCCGCGGCGCTGCCGGGCCTCGCCGCCGCTCCGGCGCTCGGCTAGCGTGCTCGCCGGTACGCCGGCGCGAGGCGGTAGGAGGGGGCGGGACGGCGCGGTGATCGAGCGACGACGCGCAGGGGCGCGCAGCCGCCCGCTCCGGGCGTTCGCCGTCGCCTTCGCCCTGTGCTTCGCCGCGATGGCGCTCTGGAGCCTCGCCACGCCGCTGTTCGGCGCGCCCGACGAGCCGGTGCACGTCGAGAAGGCGGCGGCGGTCGTGCGCGGCGAGCTCGTCGGCCGGCTCGTCGGGGGCGCGTCGAACCCGCTCGCCGTGGTGACGGTGCCCGCCTTCTACGCCGAGATCCGCAACGAGCCGACCTGCTTCCACACCCACCCGAAGGTGCCGGCGAGCTGCGCGAGCCTGCCGGCGCCGAGCGCGAAGCCCGAGCCGGTGCTCATCTACACGGCCCGCTACCCGCCGCTGTACTACGCGCTCGTCGGCCTGCCGAGCCTGCTCGGCGAGGGGAGGCTCGAGCTCTACCTCATGCGCCTCGTGTCGGCCGCGCTCGCCTCGGCCTTCGTCGCCCTGGCCTTCGCGTGCGCCGCCGCCTCCTCGCGAAGCCGCCTCCTCGTCCCGGCGCTCGTCGTCGCGCTGACCCCGATGGTCCTGTTCCTCGGGGGGGTGGTCAACCCGTCGAGCTTCGAGATCGCCGCCGCCCTGTGCGCCTGGACGAGCGGCGCCCTCCTCGTCCTCGAGCGCCACGAGGCCCCGCCGAGGGCCCTCGTGGCCGCCTTCGCGGTCTCGGCGTGCGCCTTCGAGCTGGCGCGCGCCATCTCGCCGTTCTGGCTCGCGCTCGAGGGGCTCGTGCTCGTCGCCCTCGCCGAGCGGCGCGCGCTGCGCTCGCTCCTGACGGACGCGCGGGTGCACGTCGCCCTCGGCGCCATCGTGTGCTGCGGGATCGTGGCGGTCGCCTGGACCGTGCGCGAGCACGCGACCGACGTCTTCTCGCGCGTCTCGGTGCCCGCGGGGGTCCCCGAGCTCACGATCCTCGAGCGCTCCTTCGCCCACAACGCCTTCTACGTCCCCGACATGGTGGGCATCTTCGGGTGGTTCGACACGCACCCGCCGCTCGCCACCTTCGTGCTGTGGTACGCGATGGTGGGCGCGCTGCTCGTCGGGGGCGCGCTGGCCGCGACCCGCCGCCAGCTCGCCGTGCTCGCGTCGTTCGTCCTCGCCGTGCTCGTCGTCCCCGTCGCGATCTCCTCCTCGCAGGCGCACGCCGTCGGCTACGTCTGGCAGGGGCGCGACACCCTGCCCTTCGCCGTCGGCCTGCCCGTCGTCGCGGCCTCGCTCGTCGCCCGGCGCCTCGCCGGCGCAGCGGACGTCGTGTGCGCCCGGGCGACCGCCGTCCTCGCCGTCCTCGCCGTCCTCGCCCAGCTCGCGGCGTTCTTCGAGGCGCTGCGCCGCTACGCGGTCGGCGTCGCCGGGCCGGACTTCGCGTTCCTCCTCCACGCGCCCTGGCAGCCTCCCGCCGGGTCGCTGGCGCTCGTCGTGGCCGAGGCCGTCGTGCTGGTCCTCGCCGGCGCGGCCGCCGTCGCCGCCGCCCGCGCCCCGGCGGCGGGGGAAGGCGCCCGGCTGGCGGCGTCGCCCCTGCTCGAGCGGGCGGGCGCCGGCGCCGCCCGTTAGCCTGGGTCCTCCGTCCGGCGGGGAGGGGCGCAGGTGGGCGAGGTGGACATCGGGCTCGGCAGGTCGGCGCGGGTCGGCTACGCCCTCGAGGACCTCGCCATCGTGCCCTCCCGCCGCACGCGCGACCCGGACGAGGTCGACCTCGGCTGGCAGCTCGACGCCTTCCGCCTCGAGCTGCCCGTGCTCGTCGCTCCCCTCGACGCCGTCGTGAGCCCGGCGAGCGCCGCGCTGGCCGGGCGGCTCGGGGCGCTCGCCGTCTTGGACCTCGAGGGCCTGTGGACGCGCCACGAGGACCCGGCGCCGCTGCTGGCCTCCCTCGCCGGCCTCGACCCCGAGCGTGCCGTCGCTCGCCTGCGGGAGCTGTACGCCGCGCCGGTGCGGCGCGACCTCCTCGTCGCGCGCATCGCCGAGCTGCGGGCCGCCGGCCTGAGCGCCGGGGCCGTGAGCCCGCGCTGCGTCGCCGAGCTCGGCCCCGCCCTCGTCGAGGCGGAGCTCGACCTCCTCGTCATCGCCGGCACCGTCGTGTCCGCCGAGCACGTGGCGAGGGGAGGCGAGCCCCTCAACCTGAAGCGCTTCATCCGGGAGCTCGACCTGCCGGTCGTCGTCGGCGGCTGCGCCTCCTACCAGGCCGCGCTCCACCTCATGCGCACCGGCGCGGTGGGCGTCCTCGTCGGCGTGCCGAGCGCGCCCGGCGAGCGCTGCGGGATCGAGCCGGTGCTCGGCATCGGCGCCCCGCTCGCCACCGCGATCGCCGACGCCGCGGCGGCGAGGACGCGCCACCTCGAAGAGACGGGCGTCTACGTCCAGGTGATCGCGACCGGCGGGCTGCGCACCGGGGCGGAGGTGGCCGTCGCCATCGCCTGCGGCGCGGACGCCGTGATGCTCGGCGCGCCCTTCGCCGCGGCTCGCGAGGCCCCCGGCGGCGGGGCGCTGTGGGGGGCGTCGGGCGCTCACCGCAGCCTCCCCCTCGGCGGGTGGTGGCGCGAGCCGGTGACGACCACCTTCGCCGAGCTGCTGCGCGGGCCGGCGCGGGCCGCGGACGGGCGGACGAACCTCGTCGGGGCGCTGCGCGCGGCGATGGCGCTGTGCGGCTACGCGAGCGTGCGCGAGCTCCACAAGGCCGAGCTCGTCCTGCGCCGGCCGCCCGGGCGGTGAGCGCGCCCGTGGCGCCGCCGGCGGTGGCGCCGGCGCCGGGGCGCCCGGGGCTCGGGCGGCTGCGGCGGTGGCGCCACCGAGACGACGCGCTCGCGATCGGCGGCCTGCTCCTCGTCACCGTCGCCTACCTCGCGCCGGCCTTCAAGGACGGCGCCGCCTTCGCCCCGGCGGACCTCGGGCGCGGCCTCTCGTTCCTCACGAGCCTCGCCCACGCGGCGCCGAACCACGACGTCGTGAACGGGGACATCATCACGCAGTCCCTGCCCTGGCACCTGCTCGACTGGCGCCTCGTGCACCGCGGGGAGCTCCCGCTGTGGAACGGGCTCGCGGGGACCGGGATGCCGCAGCTCCTCAACTTCGAGTCGGCCGCCCTCGCCCTGCCGACCCTCGTCTCCTACCTCTTCCCGCAGTCCCTCTCGTTCCTCGTGGCGGTCGCGGCGACGCTCTTCCTCGCCGGCTGCGGCGCCTACGTCTGCTGCCGGGTGCTCGGCGCCCGCCCCGGGCCGGCCGCGCTCGGCGGGGTCACCTTCATGCTCTCGGGCTTCTTCAGCGGCCGGCTCGGCTGGTCGATCACCGGCCCGTTCGCCTTCACGGGCTTCCTCGCCGCCTTCCTCCTCCTCGCCTACCGCCGGCCGGGGCTGCGCCACGTCGTCGGGCTCGCCGCGTCGGTCGCCTTCGCCGTCTACGGCGGCTTCCCGGAGGCCTACCCGCTCATCGCCATCGGCCTCGCGGCCTTCCTCGGCGTCGGGGGCCTCGCCGCCCTCGCCCAGGGCCGCCTCGAGCTCGCCGGGATCGGGCGCGCCCTCGCCGGCTCGCTCGCCGGCCTCGCCCTCGCGGCGCCGCTGTGGCTCGGCGGCCTGCCGCTGCTCCGGGCGTCGACGCGCTCGGGCGCCCACCTCTCGGCGGGCCTCCCGCTCTCGGCGCTCGCCCTCGTCGTCACCCAGGGCTACGACGGCCTCCCGCTCGGCACCCCGGCGCACCCGCAGGGCACCTACTTCGGGCCGCTCAACTACTTCGAGACCGCCGCGTACGTCGGGGTCGTCGCGCTCTTCCTCGCCGCCGTGGCGCTCCTCGCGGCCTGGCGCCGCCCCGCCGTCCTCGGTGCGGCGGCCGGCGCGCTCGCGTCGGCGCTCGTCGCCTACCAGCTCGGCAGCCACGCCCCCGTCCAGCGCCTCCTCGCCGACGTGGGGCTCGGGGCGGTCGCCGTCCAGCGCATGCTCGTCCTCCTCGCCTTCTTCCTCGCCGTGCTCGCCGCCCTCGGCGCCGAGGCGCTGTGGGCGCGCGCCGGCGAGCGCCGCCTGCGCGTCGCCTCGGGCCTCGCCCTCGCCCTCGCCGTGCTCGCCGTGGCCGCCCTGTGGGCGAAGTCCGGGGGGTCGCTCCCGCCGGCGGACGCGGCGGTGCGCCGGCGCTCGCTCGCCTGGCCGAGCGCGTCGCTCCTCGTCGTTGCGGCCGTCGCCCTGGCAGCTCGCGCCGGCCCCCGCCGGGCGCTCGGCCGCCAGGTGCGCGCCGCGCTGGCGGCGCTCACGGGGGGCGCGCAGGTGGCCTTCCTCCTCGTCGCGGGGGTGGGGATCAACTCCTACGCCCGCGACCCCTTCCCGGTGACGCCGGCCGTGGCCGCGCTCGCACGCCGGGTGGGCACCGGCCTCGTCGCCCTCGACGGCGGGAACGTCGCGTGCCCGAGCCCCGCCGGGGCGTGCGGCGTGCGCCAGTGGACGGACACGGGCCTGTACCCGGAGATGAACGTCGCCTACGGCATCGACGAGCTCGCCGTCCACGACCCGCTCATCCCGAAGGCGTACTTCGACGCCTGGCCGGTGCCCGACGCCGGCCAGGACGCCGGCGGGACGAACCTGTTCGCCCCGGCGGTGACGAGCGCGGCGCTCGCCCGCCGCTACGGCGCGGCCTACGTCCTCGCCGGCCCGCACCGGCCCGCACCGGCCGGAACGCGCCTCGTCGCGGCGATCCCGACGCACGCCGGCCGTCTCCGCCTCTACGCGGTGCCCGGCGCCAGCCGCTTCAGCCTCGAGGCGGGCGGGCGCGACCTCCCGGCGAGCGGCCGCTCCGCCGGCGACGCGGCCTACCAGGTCGCGCTCCCGGCGTCGAGCGGCGGCACGCTCGTCGCCCGCATCACCGCCGTGCCCGGCTGGCACGCGAGCGCCGGCGGGCGGCCGCTCGCCGTGCGGGCCGTCGACGGCCTGCTCGCCGTCGAGGTGCCGCCGGGCACGCGCTCGGTCACCCTCCGCTACTTCCCGGCGCTGCTCGGCGTCGGCTTCCTCCTCGCGCTCGTGGCGCTCGTCGCGCTCGTGCTGGCGGGCGTCCTCGGCCGCTTCGTCGCGCCCGGACGCCGCCGGCGGGGCTCGCTGGTAGCCTCGGCGGGTGGCTAGCGGCTTCGACACCGTCCTCGTCGTCGACTTCGGCGCCCAGTACGCGCAGCTGATCGCCCGGCGCGTCCGGGAGGCGCGCGTGCACTCGGAGATCGTCCCGCACACGCTGAGCGCCGCCGAGCTGGCGCGCCGGCGGCCGGCCGGGATCATCCTCTCGGGTGGCCCTCGCTCGGTCTACGCCGAGTCCGCCCCCGACCTCGACCCCGGCGTCTACCGCCTCGGCGTACCGCTGCTCGGCATCTGCTACGGCGCCCAGCTCATCGCCCGTCAGCTCGGCGGGGAGGTCGCCCGTACCGGCAGCGGCGAGTACGGGCGCACCCCCCTCGAGGTGACCGCCTCCTCGCCCCTGCTCGGCGCCGCGCCGGCGCGCCTCGACGTGTGGATGAGCCACGCGGACTCGATCGTCGCGGCGCCGCCCGGCTTCAGCGTGAGCGCTCGCACGGCCGAGGTCGCCGTCGCCGCCCTCGAGGACCGCGAGCGCAAGCTGTTCGGCGTGCAGTTCCACCCCGAGGTGGCGCACACCGAGCGCGGCCAGGAGCTCCTCGAGCGCTTCGTGCGCGACGTCTGCGGGTGCCGGCCCACCTGGACGCGCACCTCGGTCATCGAGCGCGCCGTCGAGGCGGTGCGCGCCCAGGTGGGCAGCGGCCGGGTGCTGTGCGCCCTGTCGGGCGGCGTCGACTCGGCGGTCACCGCGGCCCTCGTCCACAAGGCGGTGGGCGACCAGCTCACCTGCGTCTTCGTGGACACCGGGCTGCTGCGAGCCGGCGAGCCCGAGCAGGTCGAGGAGACCTTCCGCCGCCAGTTCGGGCTGGACCTCGTCCACGTGAAGGCGGCGGATCGCTTCTTCGCCGCGCTCGCGGGCGTCGTGGATCCCGAGGCGAAGCGCAAGGCGGTCGGCGAGCTGTTCGTCCGCATCTTCGAGGAGGTCGCGGCCGACCTGCCCGACGCGTCCTACCTCGCCCAGGGGACGCTGTACCCGGACGTGATCGAGTCCGGCTCGGCCCACGCGGCGACGATCAAGTCGCACCACAACGTCGGGGGCCTGCCCGAGGAGATGGGCCTCGAGCTCGTCGAGCCGCTCCGGGACCTGTTCAAGGACGAGGTGCGGGCGATCGGCGAGGAGCTCGGCCTGCCCGAGGAGCTCGTGAGGCGCCAGCCCTTCCCCGGGCCCGGGCTCGCGGTGCGCGTCGTCGGCGAGGTGACCCCCGAGCGGGTCGCCACCGTGCGCGCCGCCGACGCGATCGTCCTCGAGGAGGTGCGCCGTGCCGGGCTCGACGGCCGGCTGTGGCAGGCCTTCGCCGTCCTCCTCGGCCTGCGCTCGGTCGGCGTCATGGGCGACGAGCGCACCTACGCGCACCCGGTCGTCGTGCGTGCCGTCGAGAGCGAGGACGCGATGACGGCGGACTGGGCCCGGCTTCCCGCCGAGCTGCTCGAGCGCATCTCGAGCCGCATCGTGAACGAGGTGCCCGGCGTCAACCGGGTGTGCTACGACGTCACGTCGAAGCCGCCGGGCACGATCGAGTGGGAGTGAGCGCGACGCCGGTACCCGAGACCGCCGGCCCCCGGCGCGCCGCCTTCCTCGAGGGCCTCAACCCGGCCCAGCTCGAGGCGGTGACCTACGACGGCGGCCCGCTCGTCGTCCTCGCCGGCGCCGGCTCGGGCAAGACGCGCGTGCTCACCCGGCGCATCGCCCGCCTCGTCGCGGACGGCGTCGCGCCGTGGCGCATCCTCGCCATCACCTTCACGAACAAGGCCGCCGACGAGATGCGCCGGCGCGTCGTCGACCTCGTCGGCGAGGCAGCCGAGGAGATGTGGCTCGCCACCTTCCACGCGGCGTGCGCGCGCATCCTGCGGCGCGAGGCGCCCCGCCTCGGCTACCGGCCGGGCTTCACCATCTACGACGAGGGCGACCAGCGCCGCCTCGTCGAGCACGTGCTCGAGGCGCTCGGCCTCGACACGCGCCGCTACGCGGCGCGCGCCGTGGTCGGCGCGATCAGCCGGGCGAAGGCCGCCCTCCTCGACCCGACGGCGTACGCGGCGCGCGCCACGACGCCCTTCGAGGAGGTGGTCGCCGAGGTCTTCGCCGTCTACGACCGCCGGCTGCGCGCGGCGAACGCCTTCGACTTCGACGACCTGCTTGGCGTGACGCTGCGCCTGCTCGCCGGGGACGAGGAGGTCGCCGAGCGCTACGCGGGGCGCTTCAGCCACCTCCTCGTCGACGAGTACCAGGACACGAGCTACGTCCAGGGCGAGCTCGTGGCCCTCCTCGGGGCGCGCCACCGCAACGTCTGCGTCGTCGGCGACCCGGACCAGTCGATCTACGGCTTTCGCGGGGCCGAGGTGCGCAACCTCCTCGACTTCGAGCGCGCCTTCCCCGAGGCGCGCACCATCGTCCTGGACCAGAACTACCGGTCGACGACGACGATCCTCGACGCGGCGAACGCCGTGATCGGCAACAACGTGGCGCGCGAGGACAAGCGCCTGTGGAGCGCCCTCGGGCGCGGCGAGCCCGTCGCCTGCTACCGCGCCGGCGACGAGCGCGACGAGGCGACCTTCGTGGCGGGCGAGATCGCCGCGCTCGCCCGCGCCGGCTCGCGCCTCGGCGACATCGCCGTCTTCTACCGGACGAACGCCCAGAGCCGGGCGATCGAGCAGGCGCTGGCGGACCGCGGCATCCCCTACAAGGTGGTCGGGGGCACCCGCTTCTACGACCGCCGGGAGGTGCGCGACGCGCTCGCGTTCTGCCGGCTGGCGGCGAACCCCGACGACGAGGTCGCCCTGCGCCGGGTGGTGAACGTGCCGCCGCGAGGCATCGGCGCGACGACGCTGCGGCGCCTCGAGGAGCTCGCGGCGAGCGAGGGCCTCTCCTTCGCCGCCGCGCTCGAGCGCCACGGCGCGGCGAAGGTGACCGGCCGGGCGGCGGCCGGCGTCGAGGCCTTCCTCGCCCTGCGCCGCCTGCTCGCCGAGCTCGCGCCCGAGCGCCCCGACAAGGTGCTCGCGACGGCCCTCGAGCGCAGCGGCTACCTCGCGGCCCTCGAGGCGGAGGCGGAGGGGCCCGCCGGGCACGAGGCAGCGGGGCGCCTCGAGAACCTCGCCGAGCTCGCCGGCGTCGCGGCCGGCTTCGAGGACCTCGAGTCCTTCCTCGCCGCGACCTCCCTCGTCGCGGCGGCCGACGAGCTCGACGACTCGGGGGGACGGGTCGCCCTCATGACCCTGCACGCGGCCAAGGGCCTCGAGTTCGGCACCGTCTTCCTCACCGGCATGGAGGAGGGCGTCTTCCCCCACGGCCGGGCGCTCGAGGACCCCGACGACCTCGAGGAGGAGCGGCGGCTGTGCTACGTGGGGATCACCCGCGCCCGCCAGCG encodes:
- the groES gene encoding co-chaperone GroES, translating into MKLQPLEDRIVVRPSEAEATTASGLVIPDTAKEKPQQGEVLAAGPGRRAENTGELIPLDVKVGDTVVYSKYGGTEITIEGEDLLILSSRDVLAKVVS
- the groL gene encoding chaperonin GroEL (60 kDa chaperone family; promotes refolding of misfolded polypeptides especially under stressful conditions; forms two stacked rings of heptamers to form a barrel-shaped 14mer; ends can be capped by GroES; misfolded proteins enter the barrel where they are refolded when GroES binds), with translation MAKALRFDEPARRGLEAGVNKLADTVKVTLGPKGRNVVLDKKFGAPTITNDGVTIAKEIELEDPYENMGAQLLREVATKTNDVAGDGTTTATVLAQALVREGLRNVVAGANPMALKRGIERGVAAAVESIRAQARDVEGRNEIAQVAAISAADASIGEVLAEAIDKVGKDGTVTVEESNTFGLELDFTEGMQFDKGFLSPYFVTDAERQEAVLEDPYVLIVNSKISAVHDLVPLLEKVMQTGKPLLVIAEDVEGEALATLVVNKIRGTFSSVAVKAPGFGERRKAMLGDIAVLTGGQVISEEVGIKLENATLDLLGRARRVVVTKDDTTIVDGAGSPEEVKGRINQIKREIEETDSDWDREKLQERLAKLAGGVAVVRVGAATEVELKEKKHRIEDALSATRAAIEEGIVAGGGTALLRARAAVRKAAESLAGDEATGAQIVARSLEEPLKWIALNAGLEGAVLVQEVEAQEGPVGLNAATGELVDLVKAGIIDPAKVTRSALQNAASIAGLLLTTEVLIAEKPEKKPEPAHAGHGGGMGMM
- a CDS encoding CoA pyrophosphatase, which encodes MRPGTFRQAVPRPPGARPGAPPPWEALPGAARSHVPLAAVVAALEGLRDGGEPADWAVLVPLFERAGEAHVVLTRRARSLRRNPGQVAFPGGRRDEGEGLLAAALREAAEEVSLDASLVTCSAPLGVAPEATSDRLVGAFAAVLAEAPLLRPNAAEVEAVLEVPLVALLAPGAAWSERWTSPGRAERTLYFFADGASLGDDLVWGLTARLLWALLERVAAALPGLAAAPALG
- a CDS encoding DUF2142 domain-containing protein — protein: MIERRRAGARSRPLRAFAVAFALCFAAMALWSLATPLFGAPDEPVHVEKAAAVVRGELVGRLVGGASNPLAVVTVPAFYAEIRNEPTCFHTHPKVPASCASLPAPSAKPEPVLIYTARYPPLYYALVGLPSLLGEGRLELYLMRLVSAALASAFVALAFACAAASSRSRLLVPALVVALTPMVLFLGGVVNPSSFEIAAALCAWTSGALLVLERHEAPPRALVAAFAVSACAFELARAISPFWLALEGLVLVALAERRALRSLLTDARVHVALGAIVCCGIVAVAWTVREHATDVFSRVSVPAGVPELTILERSFAHNAFYVPDMVGIFGWFDTHPPLATFVLWYAMVGALLVGGALAATRRQLAVLASFVLAVLVVPVAISSSQAHAVGYVWQGRDTLPFAVGLPVVAASLVARRLAGAADVVCARATAVLAVLAVLAQLAAFFEALRRYAVGVAGPDFAFLLHAPWQPPAGSLALVVAEAVVLVLAGAAAVAAARAPAAGEGARLAASPLLERAGAGAAR
- a CDS encoding GuaB3 family IMP dehydrogenase-related protein, whose product is MGEVDIGLGRSARVGYALEDLAIVPSRRTRDPDEVDLGWQLDAFRLELPVLVAPLDAVVSPASAALAGRLGALAVLDLEGLWTRHEDPAPLLASLAGLDPERAVARLRELYAAPVRRDLLVARIAELRAAGLSAGAVSPRCVAELGPALVEAELDLLVIAGTVVSAEHVARGGEPLNLKRFIRELDLPVVVGGCASYQAALHLMRTGAVGVLVGVPSAPGERCGIEPVLGIGAPLATAIADAAAARTRHLEETGVYVQVIATGGLRTGAEVAVAIACGADAVMLGAPFAAAREAPGGGALWGASGAHRSLPLGGWWREPVTTTFAELLRGPARAADGRTNLVGALRAAMALCGYASVRELHKAELVLRRPPGR
- the guaA gene encoding glutamine-hydrolyzing GMP synthase, with the translated sequence MASGFDTVLVVDFGAQYAQLIARRVREARVHSEIVPHTLSAAELARRRPAGIILSGGPRSVYAESAPDLDPGVYRLGVPLLGICYGAQLIARQLGGEVARTGSGEYGRTPLEVTASSPLLGAAPARLDVWMSHADSIVAAPPGFSVSARTAEVAVAALEDRERKLFGVQFHPEVAHTERGQELLERFVRDVCGCRPTWTRTSVIERAVEAVRAQVGSGRVLCALSGGVDSAVTAALVHKAVGDQLTCVFVDTGLLRAGEPEQVEETFRRQFGLDLVHVKAADRFFAALAGVVDPEAKRKAVGELFVRIFEEVAADLPDASYLAQGTLYPDVIESGSAHAATIKSHHNVGGLPEEMGLELVEPLRDLFKDEVRAIGEELGLPEELVRRQPFPGPGLAVRVVGEVTPERVATVRAADAIVLEEVRRAGLDGRLWQAFAVLLGLRSVGVMGDERTYAHPVVVRAVESEDAMTADWARLPAELLERISSRIVNEVPGVNRVCYDVTSKPPGTIEWE
- a CDS encoding UvrD-helicase domain-containing protein: MSATPVPETAGPRRAAFLEGLNPAQLEAVTYDGGPLVVLAGAGSGKTRVLTRRIARLVADGVAPWRILAITFTNKAADEMRRRVVDLVGEAAEEMWLATFHAACARILRREAPRLGYRPGFTIYDEGDQRRLVEHVLEALGLDTRRYAARAVVGAISRAKAALLDPTAYAARATTPFEEVVAEVFAVYDRRLRAANAFDFDDLLGVTLRLLAGDEEVAERYAGRFSHLLVDEYQDTSYVQGELVALLGARHRNVCVVGDPDQSIYGFRGAEVRNLLDFERAFPEARTIVLDQNYRSTTTILDAANAVIGNNVAREDKRLWSALGRGEPVACYRAGDERDEATFVAGEIAALARAGSRLGDIAVFYRTNAQSRAIEQALADRGIPYKVVGGTRFYDRREVRDALAFCRLAANPDDEVALRRVVNVPPRGIGATTLRRLEELAASEGLSFAAALERHGAAKVTGRAAAGVEAFLALRRLLAELAPERPDKVLATALERSGYLAALEAEAEGPAGHEAAGRLENLAELAGVAAGFEDLESFLAATSLVAAADELDDSGGRVALMTLHAAKGLEFGTVFLTGMEEGVFPHGRALEDPDDLEEERRLCYVGITRARQRLYLTHTYQRTLFGQTRDSLVSRFLREIPAELRTEVGAPAPAPRPAPAERAGTTGAEALGLVPGDRVVHARWGEGRVVATRGEGERAEATIAFPGRGERRFLLALTPLERA